The uncultured Trichococcus sp. DNA window TGTTTCCACACAGAAACGCCTTAGCCGCGGCCGCAGAACCGTGGAAATACTGAAGCAGGACTTGCACAAGACCTTGGATGTCGAAAAACAAGTTCTCATTCTCTATGCATTAACGCACGGATTTATCGATTCCATTCCGGTGCAGGACATCGAACGTTATGAGTCTGAACTGTTCAAATTCGTCAAAATGTCCTATCCTGAACTGTTCTCCATCATTTCGGAGACAAAAGACTTACCGCCCGCGGAAGACCTGGATGAAGCTTTGCGTTCATTCTCAGGTGTCTTTATACCGCATGTTGAGTAGACTGGATAGCATGTACAGATAATATTGAGGTGATAATATGGCAGAGTCTTTAATAGACATCCGGAAACGCATAGCTTCCACAAAGAAGACAAGTCAAATAACAAGCGCCATGCAAATGGTATCTGCCTCCAAACTGATCCGCGCCGAACAAAAGGTGCGGGGATATCAGCTTTATGCAGCAAAAATACGCGAAATCGTAACACACATAGCCAGCACGCAATTATCTTTGCTTGAAGAGCATGGGCATGTGTCAGCGAGCGATCAAGTTCTGGTCGATTTTCACGATATGTTGATTGAACGCCCAATCCGTAAAACAGGCTATCTGATCATTTCCTCCGATAAAGGCTTAGCCGGAGGATATAACAGTTCGATCCTGAAAGCGACAAAAGATATGCTTGCGATCGACCACGCTTCAAACGATGAGTTTGTTGTGCTGTCGGTAGGTGGAGCTGTCGCTGATGATCTGAGAAAAAGCGGCATCGAAGTTGCATTCGAAATCAGGGATTTGAACGACCAACCCAGCTTTACGGAAGTCAGTGATATCGTAGTGAAGGCAATCCAGCTTTATCGTGATGGTGCTTTTGATGAGTTGTATGTTTGTTACAAACATCATGTCAACGCTTTGATCTCTGAGTATCGGGCTGAAAAAATGCTGCCGTTGACGGACCTGGATTCCCATGAAGCGGTCGGTTACGAAGTCGATTATCTTTTTGAACCAAACAAAGAAGAAATTTTGGAAATTTTACTTCCGCAATATGCGGAAAGTTTGATTTATGGAGCCATTATCGACGCTAAATCATCCGAGCATGCTTCCCGCATGACGGCCATGAAGAGTGCCACCGATAATGCGAACAATATGATCAATGATATGACGATTCAATACAACCGTGTGAGACAGACTGCAATCACGCAAGAAATCACCGAAATCGTCGGTGGAGCTTCTGCTCTGGAAAATTAGAAAATGGGAGGAAAAGGCATGAAAAAAGGTCATATTGTACAAGTAATCGGGCCGGTAGTCGACGTTGGCTTCCCATTGGAAGAAGGTGTCCCGGACATCCGCAATGCGCTGATCGTCCACAAGGCACCCGCTGCTGGAAGTAATGAAGAAGGAGAAACCATCGTATTGGAGGTTTCGCTTGAACTGGGGAATGGTGTCGTTCGCGCAATCGCGATGGAATCGACCGATGGCCTGCAAAGAGGATTGACTGTCGTCGATACCGGCGCACCCATCAAAGTACCGGTTGGTTTAGGCACTCTGGGTCGTGTGTTCAACGTGTTGGGTGAAGCGATCGATTTGAAGGGCGCTATGCCTGAAGATTTCCGTCGTGAATCCATTCACAGAAAAGCGCCGACTTTCGATCAGTTGAGCAGCAATTTTGAAATCCTCGAGACAGGCATCAAAGTCATCGATTTGTTGGCACCTTATCTTAAGGGCGGAAAAATCGGTCTGTTCGGTGGGGCGGGTGTCGGTAAGACGGTACTGATCCAAGAATTGATCCATAACGTAGCGGAACAGCATGGCGGCATTTCGGTATTCACAGGTGTCGGCGAGCGTACGCGTGAAGGAAACGACCTTTACCACGAAATGCAGGAATCGGGCGTCGGCGAAAAGACGGCCATGGTATTCGGCCAAATGAATGAGCCGCCTGGTGCGAGAATGCGTGTCGCCTTGTCCGGTTTGACGATGGCGGAACATTTCCGTGATGAAGAAAAACAGGATGTGCTGTTGTTCATTGATAATATTTACCGGTTCACCCAAGCAGGTTCTGAAGTGTCTGCGCTACTGGGCCGGATGCCTTCAGCAGTAGGTTATCAGCCGACTTTGGCGACAGAAATGGGCCAACTCCAGGAGCGG harbors:
- the atpD gene encoding F0F1 ATP synthase subunit beta, yielding MKKGHIVQVIGPVVDVGFPLEEGVPDIRNALIVHKAPAAGSNEEGETIVLEVSLELGNGVVRAIAMESTDGLQRGLTVVDTGAPIKVPVGLGTLGRVFNVLGEAIDLKGAMPEDFRRESIHRKAPTFDQLSSNFEILETGIKVIDLLAPYLKGGKIGLFGGAGVGKTVLIQELIHNVAEQHGGISVFTGVGERTREGNDLYHEMQESGVGEKTAMVFGQMNEPPGARMRVALSGLTMAEHFRDEEKQDVLLFIDNIYRFTQAGSEVSALLGRMPSAVGYQPTLATEMGQLQERISSTKDGSITSIQAIYVPADDYTDPAPATTFAHLDATTNLERKLTEQGIYPAVDPLASSSSALSPEIVGDEHYEVATKVQRILQRYRELQDIIAILGMDELSDSEKITVNRARRIQFFLSQNFHVAEAFTGIPGSYVPVSETVRGFKGIVEGKYDGVPEEAFRNVGTIEEVLKKAKDIGYKGGE
- a CDS encoding F0F1 ATP synthase subunit gamma, with the translated sequence MAESLIDIRKRIASTKKTSQITSAMQMVSASKLIRAEQKVRGYQLYAAKIREIVTHIASTQLSLLEEHGHVSASDQVLVDFHDMLIERPIRKTGYLIISSDKGLAGGYNSSILKATKDMLAIDHASNDEFVVLSVGGAVADDLRKSGIEVAFEIRDLNDQPSFTEVSDIVVKAIQLYRDGAFDELYVCYKHHVNALISEYRAEKMLPLTDLDSHEAVGYEVDYLFEPNKEEILEILLPQYAESLIYGAIIDAKSSEHASRMTAMKSATDNANNMINDMTIQYNRVRQTAITQEITEIVGGASALEN